CGCCGCGCGCTGCGCATCCGGCCACCGCCGAGATCGAGGCCATCTCAAAGCTGAAGATATGCGCGCGCTCCTCGCAGATCACCTCGCTGCCGCGCCGCGCCAGCGTCATCACGGCAATCGTATTGGCCATTGACCCGGAGGGCACGAACATCCCCGCCTCGCGCCCGAACATCTCCGCCGCGCGCGCCTCCAGCCGGTTCAGCGTGGGGTCTTCGCTATAGACATCGTCGCCCACCTCGGCCTCGGCCATGGCGCGGCGCATCTCCGGCGTGGGCTTGGTAACCGTGTCACTGCGCAGATCGACAATGGCCTGCATATCCTATTTCCTCCTACTCTTACTCACCCGCCTCAGGCTCACACTCCTCAGGGCTGTCATTCTGAGCGCAGCGAAGAACCTGCTTTTGGTTTTTCTATACCATCTCGGAAAGCATATCCTTCGCTACGCCCAGGATGACAGCCCTGAAAAATGTTAAGCCAAATTGCTAACCAGGCGGCAGGCCGGTGAGGCGCAGGCCGGCGTGGGGGACTTTGTAGCTGCGGTTGATGCTGATGAGCAGCGCGGTGAGGCTCTCGACGATGCGAGCCGACTCGAGCGCGCCGGCGTCAATGGGGCGCAGGCCGGCGATCAGGCGGATGAGCGGGAACAGGCGGTCTTTCGCCGCCGCGTCATCGCCGCAGACCAGCACGTCGCAGTCGAGCGGATGCGCCAGGTCCGCCAGGGCTACCGCCGAGACGTTGTGGAATGCGGCCAGCACGGGAGTTGTCGCTGGGATAACTTCGCGGGCCTGCTCCGCGGCGGAACCTTGCCAGACTCCCAACATACGTGTGGGCTTGCCGCCGATGGTGGCGGCGAGCGGCACGGTGGCGTCCACCACGAACGCTCCAGCGCTGAGAGATCCTTTGATTTCACGCAGCGTCGCAGCCTGCGCGGGAAACGGTACGGCGATCACCACAACCGTCGCGCCCGCAGCGGCCTCCGGGTTGGCCATTCCGTTCACGGTTACCACGCCTTTCGCCGCCCCCCGCACCTTGAGGCGGACATCGTCAGCGGCTTGCAGGGCGCGCGCGGAGTCGCGCGACCCGATGACGGTTTCCACTCCCGCCACAGCCCAGCGGATCGCCAGACCCAATCCCAAATCACCGGTTCCGCCAATAATAGCTACTCGCTCTGCGCTCATACGTGTGCCTCTTGTTGTGTGGTTAAAGCCTGTTGTGTAGATACAGCCTGATGTGTGGTTACAGCTTGTTGTGGAATTGCAGCGGCGGCGAAGCGCCGCAACACGCGATACGATGTGGAGCGCTCCACCGGAATGCGGCCCGATGACTGCCCACAGCCTCTAATGAAATTTTGCAACTGCTCGGGAGTGGCCGCGCTGGCCTCGATCTCACCAGACGCGCTGGAAATATTTTCTTCCATCAGCGTCCCGCCGCAGTCGTTGGCGCCAGCGTCGAGGCACATCTGCGAAATCCGCCAGCCGAGCTTGGGCCAGGAGATTTGCAGATTGGGGATCGCGTTATTCAGCAGGATGCGCGACAGTGCGTGGACCGCGATGTCTTCTTCCACCGTGGCGCCGGGACGGGCCAGGCCGGTGCGGTAAAGCGCGGTCTTCTCATGGATGAAGCCGAGCGGGACGAACTCTGTGAATCCGCCATTCTGTTTCTGCATCGAGCGCAGCAGCAGCAGGTGGCGCACCCAGTCGATAGGCTGCTCGACGTGGCCGTACATCATGGTAGAAGTGGTAGGGATGCCCAGTTCGTGCGCCGTCGAGATGACTTCGATCCACTGCGCGCGCGTGAGCTTGGCGCGAGAGATGACGCCGCGCACGCGGTCATCCAAAATTTCCGCCGCCGTGCCCGGCAGGCTGCCCAGGCCCGCGTCGCGCAGCATCATTAGATAATCGCGGAGCGGCATCCCGGTGCGCTCGACGCCGTAAACTACTTCCATCGGCGAGAAGGCGTGAATGTGAATTTTCGGCACACGCGCTTTGATGGCGCGCAGAATCTGCGCGTAATAAGTTCCGTCCATCTCCGGCGGCAGGCCGCCCTGCACGCACACTTCCGTCGCGCCGAGATTCCAAGCCTGCTCGGCGCGGTCGGCCACCGTGTCGAGCGAATGCCAATAGGCATCGGGCGCGCGCTGGCTTTTTCCAAAGCAGCAGAACGTGCAGCCCACGAAACAGATGTTGGTGAAGTTGATATTGCGATTGACGACGTAGCTGACCTCGTCGCCCACCGTGCGGCGGCGCAGGCGGTCGGCCACGTCGGCCACGGCCAACAGCGCATCGCCGCGCGCCTCGGCGACGGCCAGACCCTCGGTCTCGTTCAGATCGCGGCCCTCCAGCGCGGCTTCGAGAGCACCGCGCAACGGCGCGGGCAATGTTGTCGCCAACTCACCGTACGCGCCCGGCCGCAACGCCAGCGCGACATTTCTCTTGATGGCCATAAGCAAACTCGAATCAAGTTGAACTGACTATGATACTCCCGGCGGCGCTTACTAACACACTGCAAACGCTGTCATCCTGAGCGCAGCAAAGTATCTGCTGTTGCTCTCTCAAAAGAAATCAAAAGCAGGTCCCTCGCTGCGCTCGGGATGACGACGAAACGGAGATTTATTGCCGCGCGGGAGCGTGCGGGTGATCGTGGTAATGCTGGCGTAGCAGGTCCTTGCCGTAGTCGTTGCCGTTGGGCGTGCGCACCATGGTGTGGATGTGCTCCGTGCCCGGCTGGTTGGGGTCGGCGACCAGGAAGCGCAGGCTGGCGGGGCGCTGATGGTCGAACTCGATCAGCACCACGGGGCTGTGGATGCGATAGTAAAACACGCTGCCCGCGTCGCTGCCGCCGATCCAGGCGAACCATGTGCGGTCAAGCTGCGCGCGCACTTCGGCCATCTTCGCGCGAGCGTGGCCGTCGTCCATGTTGTTGATGTAGAGCGCCGCCAGATCGAGCAGTTGCCGGCGTTGCGCGGAGGACAACTCCTTGGCGCTGACTCCGGCGTAGTCGAGGACCACGTTGTCTTTCCACGCTTCGGTGAGCAGTTCATTTCCTGTCTTCGAGACTTTCAGGATCGCCTTCTTGCGCTGATCCGCGGTCAACCCGTTAATCATGGCCAGGCCCGCGCGCTGCTCCTCCTGCAGGACGGCCGTGCCTTTGTATTTGCCTGATTTAGCGATGACCGGCTCGGAGCCGGCGAACGTCGGCGTCATCACCACTTGATCGCCGAGCACAAAATAGTTGATGACGGCGTGGTGGCCGTCGAACTGCCAGCCCCAGGGTTCATTCGCTGAAGGCTCGCCCATCACCGTGATGTGGTACTGCCACTCGCCGAACTCGGCGTGGTTGTTGTTGTTCATTTCGGCCAGCGTCTCATTGAGGCGCATGATGTCGCGCGTCTGCTTCAGTCCCTTGGCGCTCAGTCCGGCGCGCAGCAGATTGAACGCCGCGGCGCGCTGCGGCTCATTCATCTCGATAAAATTTACGCCCTGACGAACGTAGAAACTTTGATTCATCCACTTGCGCCACTCGTCGTCGTCCACGGCGAACTTCGATTTGTCGCGCTGTTGAGCACTGAGGCTGGCGAGGAAGGCCACGGCGGCGAGGCGCACCGGCCCGGTGGAGACGCCCGTCGAACGAATGGCGAACAGGCCCTGCTCGACCTTCCCATTGGTGGTGATGCCCAGGAAAGGATCGGCGAGACCAGGCACCTCGGCGGCGATCGATAAGCGTAACAGCTCGGCGGGCGGACGCGCTGCTGGAGATGTTGGCGGCGAGGACGGCGGCGCTTGCGACAGCCCGCGCGGTTGCAGCATGACGATTACCAACGCCATAGCTGACAAGCCTGCGAAGAATGCGATGCGTGACATATAGTCCTCCTGGCGAACGATTCCCATGATCTTACGCTTACCGCGACTGCATTGCCTGCCACACGCGTGGCGAAAAAAACTCAGGCCGCGTTGCGTACTCAGGATACACCGGCAGCCGCTCGCGCAGCTCCAGTCCCTTGCTGGCGGCCAACGCGCGCAGGCTCTCCACCTGCGGCCAGGGTTTCTCGGGATTGATGAAGTCCACCGTTAGCGGCGAGATGCCGCCCCAATCGTTCAGGCCGGAGTCGAGCAGCATTTCGAGATGCGCGGGACTCAGGTTCGGCGGCGCTTGGATGTTCATCCTCGGGCCGAACCCGGAGCTGAGCCCAGAGCCGAACCCGGAGCTGAAGATGATGCGCGCCAGCGCCACGATGCGCGCGAAATATTCCGGCGCGGGCGTTGGAACATCGCGCATGGGGACCTCCCGCTTCGGCACAAAATTCTGGATGATGACTTCCTGAATGTGCCCGTACTGCGCGTGAATATCGCGGAGGGTGAGGAGTGAATCGACGATGTCCGCCGGTGACTCGCCGATGCCCACGAGTATCCCGGTGGTAAACGGAATTTTTAACTCGCCGGCCTGGCGGATGGTTTGCAAACGTCGCTCGGGGCGTTTGTCGATGGCATCATCATGCGCGCCGCCGGGCGCAAATAGCGCGGGTGAAGTGGATTCCAGCATCAAGCCCAGGCTGGCGTTGGACTCGCGCAGACGCTCCAGATCAGACCGCGACATCAATCCGGGATTCGAGTGCGGCAGCAATGTGGTCTCGGCGAGCAGCAACTCGCTGATCTCGGCGACGTAGTCCAGCGTGCGCGCGTGGCCGTGTGCCGCAAGCCACTCGCGCGCCTCGGGAAACTCCGCCTCGGGGCGGTCGCCCAGACTGAGCAGCGCCTCGCGACAACCGAGCCTCTCTCCCTTGCGAGCGACATCGAGAACCTCTTCCGGCGCCATCCAATGCGCGCCCGGCTGGCCTGGATCACGGCGAAACGTGCAATAGCCGCAGCGGTCGCGGCACAGATTGGTCAGAGGCAGGAACACCTTCGGCGAGTAGGTGATTACGTTGTCCGTGCTGCGCTGCCGCAGTTCACGAGCGATCTTGGCAAGGTTCTCCCAGCCGACGGAGATGGAAGTGAGCAGGAATAAATATTCGGAAGCATGGAGAGCATCGCCTGAGAGGATGCGCGAAGCGAGGGTTCGCCACTCACTGGCGGAGAGGGCGGTGGAGGCGGGGGCAAGCGTCATGCCGTCACCCTGGAACGTGTCTCGATCAACCGGCGCAACAATTTCGATGTGCGGCCCTCGCGCTCCAATTTATTTGCGATATCTAGAAACTGCATGGCATCTTCCCGCGTGTCGATGTCCGCCGTAAGGCCGGGCGGCGCGTAGAGGCGTAGCTTCTGGTGATTCGTCTGCGTGTCTTCCAGGTGGCGGCGGCAACTGTCTGGCCCAAAGTGCGCGGTGATGGCGTCGGGCGGCGTGCGCACCAGAGCATTCGTTCCAGTTCCATCACCGCTGGGCACAACAATCACTTCATATTGGCGCGAGAGCTCCACGAGTTGCGTCAACTCGTCCGGCGATACGGCGGGCGTGTCAATGGGCACGGAGATAAGAGTCTGCACTCCCTGCTCCACGGCCCAGCGCGTGGCCTGGCGCGTGGACTCGGTGTGACTGACTTGCTCCGCTTCTTCCAGACACGTTACGGACGCCTCACGACAGCGCGCGATCACCACAGGCTCGGCGGTGATGACGATCAGCTTGCCGATGAGTTTCTCGCGGCCCTGCCAACTCAGCAACGTATCCCAGACATCTTCAAACATGGTGCGCGCCAGCAGCTCACGCTCCTCGGGCGTGAGCCAGGAGGCCAAGCGGTGCTTGGAATCCGCAAATCGTTTGACGGGCAAAAGAACCGCGATCACAGCAGAGAATCTCCGGGGAACAGAATGCCAGGCCGCAAACCTATCTGCGTACCTTTGTGTCCTCGGTGGTGCAGTACAGTCTTCACCACAGAGGACACAGAGGTCCGCAGAGTATACGGCAACAAAGACATAGGACACTGCCCGCGTCGGGTTGCTCGTTGACAGTGCGGCGCGAATCGTGCGAAGTTTCCATTCTACTCTGTCGAGCCGGTTCTGGAGGAACGTCAACATCAAATGAATTCAGGCTTCTCCATCCCCGAGAGGATCGAATTGTTCGCCGTGCCCGGACTCGGCGAGATCGCGCCGGGCGACGCGCTTGGCGCGATGGTGTGCGCGGCGATGGCGCAGGCGGGACTCAGCTTCAGCAACAGCGACGTGCTGGTGGTGGCGCAGAAGATCGTCTCCAAAGCGGAAGGCCGGTTGGTGGAGTTGGCGTCGGTTATCCCGTCGCCGTTCGCCGTATCGCTGAGCGAATCGCTGGACGCAACTCCTGCGAAAGACCCGCGCGCCATTGAAGTGGTGCTGCGCGAAAGCCGGCGCATCGTGCGCATGGATGCCGGACTGATCAT
The nucleotide sequence above comes from Acidobacteriota bacterium. Encoded proteins:
- the npdG gene encoding NADPH-dependent F420 reductase; this translates as MSAERVAIIGGTGDLGLGLAIRWAVAGVETVIGSRDSARALQAADDVRLKVRGAAKGVVTVNGMANPEAAAGATVVVIAVPFPAQAATLREIKGSLSAGAFVVDATVPLAATIGGKPTRMLGVWQGSAAEQAREVIPATTPVLAAFHNVSAVALADLAHPLDCDVLVCGDDAAAKDRLFPLIRLIAGLRPIDAGALESARIVESLTALLISINRSYKVPHAGLRLTGLPPG
- the cofH gene encoding 7,8-didemethyl-8-hydroxy-5-deazariboflavin synthase subunit CofH produces the protein MAIKRNVALALRPGAYGELATTLPAPLRGALEAALEGRDLNETEGLAVAEARGDALLAVADVADRLRRRTVGDEVSYVVNRNINFTNICFVGCTFCCFGKSQRAPDAYWHSLDTVADRAEQAWNLGATEVCVQGGLPPEMDGTYYAQILRAIKARVPKIHIHAFSPMEVVYGVERTGMPLRDYLMMLRDAGLGSLPGTAAEILDDRVRGVISRAKLTRAQWIEVISTAHELGIPTTSTMMYGHVEQPIDWVRHLLLLRSMQKQNGGFTEFVPLGFIHEKTALYRTGLARPGATVEEDIAVHALSRILLNNAIPNLQISWPKLGWRISQMCLDAGANDCGGTLMEENISSASGEIEASAATPEQLQNFIRGCGQSSGRIPVERSTSYRVLRRFAAAAIPQQAVTTHQAVSTQQALTTQQEAHV
- a CDS encoding DUF3500 domain-containing protein encodes the protein MSRIAFFAGLSAMALVIVMLQPRGLSQAPPSSPPTSPAARPPAELLRLSIAAEVPGLADPFLGITTNGKVEQGLFAIRSTGVSTGPVRLAAVAFLASLSAQQRDKSKFAVDDDEWRKWMNQSFYVRQGVNFIEMNEPQRAAAFNLLRAGLSAKGLKQTRDIMRLNETLAEMNNNNHAEFGEWQYHITVMGEPSANEPWGWQFDGHHAVINYFVLGDQVVMTPTFAGSEPVIAKSGKYKGTAVLQEEQRAGLAMINGLTADQRKKAILKVSKTGNELLTEAWKDNVVLDYAGVSAKELSSAQRRQLLDLAALYINNMDDGHARAKMAEVRAQLDRTWFAWIGGSDAGSVFYYRIHSPVVLIEFDHQRPASLRFLVADPNQPGTEHIHTMVRTPNGNDYGKDLLRQHYHDHPHAPARQ
- the cofG gene encoding 7,8-didemethyl-8-hydroxy-5-deazariboflavin synthase subunit CofG; translated protein: MTLAPASTALSASEWRTLASRILSGDALHASEYLFLLTSISVGWENLAKIARELRQRSTDNVITYSPKVFLPLTNLCRDRCGYCTFRRDPGQPGAHWMAPEEVLDVARKGERLGCREALLSLGDRPEAEFPEAREWLAAHGHARTLDYVAEISELLLAETTLLPHSNPGLMSRSDLERLRESNASLGLMLESTSPALFAPGGAHDDAIDKRPERRLQTIRQAGELKIPFTTGILVGIGESPADIVDSLLTLRDIHAQYGHIQEVIIQNFVPKREVPMRDVPTPAPEYFARIVALARIIFSSGFGSGLSSGFGPRMNIQAPPNLSPAHLEMLLDSGLNDWGGISPLTVDFINPEKPWPQVESLRALAASKGLELRERLPVYPEYATRPEFFSPRVWQAMQSR
- the cofC gene encoding 2-phospho-L-lactate guanylyltransferase, whose amino-acid sequence is MMLTFLQNRLDRVEWKLRTIRAALSTSNPTRAVSYVFVAVYSADLCVLCGEDCTAPPRTQRYADRFAAWHSVPRRFSAVIAVLLPVKRFADSKHRLASWLTPEERELLARTMFEDVWDTLLSWQGREKLIGKLIVITAEPVVIARCREASVTCLEEAEQVSHTESTRQATRWAVEQGVQTLISVPIDTPAVSPDELTQLVELSRQYEVIVVPSGDGTGTNALVRTPPDAITAHFGPDSCRRHLEDTQTNHQKLRLYAPPGLTADIDTREDAMQFLDIANKLEREGRTSKLLRRLIETRSRVTA